In Cuculus canorus isolate bCucCan1 chromosome 9, bCucCan1.pri, whole genome shotgun sequence, the following are encoded in one genomic region:
- the CAPN10 gene encoding calpain-10 isoform X1, translating to MLGEKKQLTVKRDLYTDPTFPASDASIFFDYSTPLAQFRGEISWLRPKDICSAPRLFSNHLQDAQVKQGILGDCWFLCACVALQKSKYLLNKVIPPGQPSWTDELYQGCFTCRVWQFGHWVEVTIDDRLPCLGGKLCFSQCQTEDLFWLPLLEKAYAKVHGSYEQLWAGQVADALVDLTGGIAERWTLKGSGSNVEKEKTGMVLEKAVFRRLMNLKEQCVISCSVLDSRQGASELGEFHAFIVIDTLNLSELSGKEIFLLRIRNPWGRRCWRGPWCEGGQGWSRLDPVVASELLSQIQEGEFWVDEEEFFREFDEITMGFPINEEGQLQSLYTEKVLYHSQNLFGSWVRGQSAGGCRNNSSFPTNPKFWLRVCEKSEVCIALLQKHRKYSADWAGRIKNLIHLAEENLSLTEGVQRKNYQAVGLHVWKVEKKRFNLPKTLSAPPVVGTICHSYDREVHVCCDLSPGFYLVVPSTFLKDAVGNFLLRVFSTGRISLSELKPPPADAALCEELPAGEWETVQLHGHWKSGESAGGSRNFPSFHINPCFPLFIPAGPGKSSVKVTLRQHCQDSKCRPIGFHIFQVPNSSWKPHTSSFLHLEPVVSCVPHCYSQEVSQLCRLPTGSYVIIPSTYLPDTEGNFTVVIATKIDRKRIHSRETLGQVLPEISFTTVMKI from the exons ATgctgggagagaaaaagcagttaaCCGTGAAAAGAGACCTTTACACAGACCCCACGTTTCCAGCCAGTGACGCCTCTATATTCTTTGATTACAGCACCCCGCTCGCCCAGTTTAGAGGCGAGATCTCTTGGTTGAGACCTAAG gaCATTTGTTCTGCACCTCGGTTATTTTCAAACCACCTGCAGGATGCGCAAGTGAAACAAGGAATTTTGGGAGACTGTTGGTTCCTGTGTGCCTGTGTAGCTTTGCAGAAGAGTAAATATCTACTGAATAAG GTAATCCCTCCAGGCCAGCCCAGCTGGACGGATGAGTTGTATCAAGGCTGTTTCACGTGTAGAGTCTGGCAGTTTGGACACTGGGTGGAAGTGACCATCGATGATCGTTTGCCTTGCCTTGGTGGTaaactctgcttttcccagtgtCAGACAGAGGATTTGTTTTGGCTTCCACTATTGGAAAAAGCTTATGCAAA agTGCATGGATCATATGAACAGTTGTGGGCAGGACAGGTGGCGGATGCTTTGGTTGATTTGACTGGAGGAATTGCTGAAAGATGGACCCTGAAAGGCTCTGGAAGTAAtgtggagaaagagaagactgGCATGGTTTTGGAGAAAGCAGTGTTTAGAAGGTTAATGAATCTGAAGGAACAGTGTGTAATAAGCTGCTCAGTCCTCGATTCCAGACAAG gtgCAAGCGAACTGGGAGAATTTCATGCATTTATTGTGATAGACACATTGAATCTGTCTGAATTGTCAGGCAAGGAAATTTTCCTACTACGAATCCGAAATCCTTGGGGGAGGCGGTGCTGGAGAGGTCCGTGGTGTGAAGG TGGACAAGGGTGGAGCCGACTAGATCCAGTAGTTGCCTCAGAACTGCTCTCACAGATCCAAGAGGGAGAATTCTGGGTTGATGAAGAAGAATTTTTCAGGGAATTTGATGAGATTACCATGGGTTTTCCAATCAATGAGGAAGGACAACTTCAGAGCCTCTACACAG AGAAAGTGCTGTATCACTCGCAGAATCTTTTTGGATCCTGGGTGAGAGGCCAGTCTGCAGGTGGCTGCCGTAACAACAGCAGCTTCCCTACCAACCCGAAGTTCTGGCTGAGAGTCTGTGAAAAGAGCGAGGTGTGCattgctctgctgcagaaacacagaaaatacagtgcTGACTGGGCTGGAAGGATTAAAAATCTGATTCACTTAGCAGAGGAAAATCTGTCTTTGACTGAAGGTGTACAAAGGAAGAATTATCAGGCTGTGGGATTGCATGTATGGAAG GTGGAGAAGAAACGATTTAATCTTCCAAAgaccctctctgctcctccagtTGTAGGTACCATCTGCCATTCCTATGACAGAGAAGTGCATGTATGCTGTGACCTTTCGCCTGGGTTTTATCTTGTTGTTCCCAGCACTTTTCTGAAAGATGCAGTAGGGAATTTCTTGCTTCGTGTATTTTCAACTGGAAGGATCTCTCTCAG TGAGCTAAAACCACCACCTGCAGATGCTGCCCTCTGTGAAGAACTCCCAGCAGGTGAATGGGAGACAGTGCAGCTGCATGGACACTGGAAAAGTGGAGAAAGTGCTGGAGGTAGCAGGAACTTCCCCTCCTTCCACATCAATCCCTGCTTTCCCCTCTTCATTCCTGCTGGACCAGGAAAAAGCAGCGTGAAAGTTACCCTCCGTCAGCACTGCCAGGATAGCAAGTGCCGTCCAATAGGTTTCCATATTTTCCAG GTGCCTAATAGCAGCTGGAAACCACATACTTCCTCTTTTCTACACTTGGAGCCAGTGGTTAGCTGTGTACCTCACTGCTATTCACAGGAAGTAAGCCAGCTTTGCAGACTTCCTACAGGAAGTTATGTGATTATACCTTCTACTTACTTGCCCGATACAGAAGGCAATTTTACGGTGGTCATAGCAACTAAAATAGACAG GAAGCGCATTCACAGCCGGGAGACACTTGGACAAGTATTACCAGAA ATTTCGTTTACAACTGTGATGAAAATATAA
- the CAPN10 gene encoding calpain-10 isoform X2 gives MLGEKKQLTVKRDLYTDPTFPASDASIFFDYSTPLAQFRGEISWLRPKDICSAPRLFSNHLQDAQVKQGILGDCWFLCACVALQKSKYLLNKVIPPGQPSWTDELYQGCFTCRVWQFGHWVEVTIDDRLPCLGGKLCFSQCQTEDLFWLPLLEKAYAKVHGSYEQLWAGQVADALVDLTGGIAERWTLKGSGSNVEKEKTGMVLEKAVFRRLMNLKEQCVISCSVLDSRQGASELGEFHAFIVIDTLNLSELSGKEIFLLRIRNPWGRRCWRGPWCEGGQGWSRLDPVVASELLSQIQEGEFWVDEEEFFREFDEITMGFPINEEGQLQSLYTVVGTICHSYDREVHVCCDLSPGFYLVVPSTFLKDAVGNFLLRVFSTGRISLSELKPPPADAALCEELPAGEWETVQLHGHWKSGESAGGSRNFPSFHINPCFPLFIPAGPGKSSVKVTLRQHCQDSKCRPIGFHIFQVPNSSWKPHTSSFLHLEPVVSCVPHCYSQEVSQLCRLPTGSYVIIPSTYLPDTEGNFTVVIATKIDRKRIHSRETLGQVLPEISFTTVMKI, from the exons ATgctgggagagaaaaagcagttaaCCGTGAAAAGAGACCTTTACACAGACCCCACGTTTCCAGCCAGTGACGCCTCTATATTCTTTGATTACAGCACCCCGCTCGCCCAGTTTAGAGGCGAGATCTCTTGGTTGAGACCTAAG gaCATTTGTTCTGCACCTCGGTTATTTTCAAACCACCTGCAGGATGCGCAAGTGAAACAAGGAATTTTGGGAGACTGTTGGTTCCTGTGTGCCTGTGTAGCTTTGCAGAAGAGTAAATATCTACTGAATAAG GTAATCCCTCCAGGCCAGCCCAGCTGGACGGATGAGTTGTATCAAGGCTGTTTCACGTGTAGAGTCTGGCAGTTTGGACACTGGGTGGAAGTGACCATCGATGATCGTTTGCCTTGCCTTGGTGGTaaactctgcttttcccagtgtCAGACAGAGGATTTGTTTTGGCTTCCACTATTGGAAAAAGCTTATGCAAA agTGCATGGATCATATGAACAGTTGTGGGCAGGACAGGTGGCGGATGCTTTGGTTGATTTGACTGGAGGAATTGCTGAAAGATGGACCCTGAAAGGCTCTGGAAGTAAtgtggagaaagagaagactgGCATGGTTTTGGAGAAAGCAGTGTTTAGAAGGTTAATGAATCTGAAGGAACAGTGTGTAATAAGCTGCTCAGTCCTCGATTCCAGACAAG gtgCAAGCGAACTGGGAGAATTTCATGCATTTATTGTGATAGACACATTGAATCTGTCTGAATTGTCAGGCAAGGAAATTTTCCTACTACGAATCCGAAATCCTTGGGGGAGGCGGTGCTGGAGAGGTCCGTGGTGTGAAGG TGGACAAGGGTGGAGCCGACTAGATCCAGTAGTTGCCTCAGAACTGCTCTCACAGATCCAAGAGGGAGAATTCTGGGTTGATGAAGAAGAATTTTTCAGGGAATTTGATGAGATTACCATGGGTTTTCCAATCAATGAGGAAGGACAACTTCAGAGCCTCTACACAG tTGTAGGTACCATCTGCCATTCCTATGACAGAGAAGTGCATGTATGCTGTGACCTTTCGCCTGGGTTTTATCTTGTTGTTCCCAGCACTTTTCTGAAAGATGCAGTAGGGAATTTCTTGCTTCGTGTATTTTCAACTGGAAGGATCTCTCTCAG TGAGCTAAAACCACCACCTGCAGATGCTGCCCTCTGTGAAGAACTCCCAGCAGGTGAATGGGAGACAGTGCAGCTGCATGGACACTGGAAAAGTGGAGAAAGTGCTGGAGGTAGCAGGAACTTCCCCTCCTTCCACATCAATCCCTGCTTTCCCCTCTTCATTCCTGCTGGACCAGGAAAAAGCAGCGTGAAAGTTACCCTCCGTCAGCACTGCCAGGATAGCAAGTGCCGTCCAATAGGTTTCCATATTTTCCAG GTGCCTAATAGCAGCTGGAAACCACATACTTCCTCTTTTCTACACTTGGAGCCAGTGGTTAGCTGTGTACCTCACTGCTATTCACAGGAAGTAAGCCAGCTTTGCAGACTTCCTACAGGAAGTTATGTGATTATACCTTCTACTTACTTGCCCGATACAGAAGGCAATTTTACGGTGGTCATAGCAACTAAAATAGACAG GAAGCGCATTCACAGCCGGGAGACACTTGGACAAGTATTACCAGAA ATTTCGTTTACAACTGTGATGAAAATATAA